In the genome of Methanopyrus kandleri AV19, one region contains:
- a CDS encoding acetylornithine transaminase, giving the protein MDARELIDKYHMNTYSRFPVTLVPGEGARVWDDEGNEYIDLVAGIAVNVLGHCHPAVVEAVKEQVERLIHCSNLYYNEPQAEAARLLAEAAPKDLNKVFFCNSGTESVECAIKLARKFTGCTKFIAFEGGFHGRTMGALSATWKPEFREPFEPLVPEFEHVPYGDVNAVEKAIDDDTAAVIVEPVQGEAGVRIPPEGFLRELRELCDEHGLLLIVDEVQSGMGRTGQFFAFEHEDVLPDIVCLAKGLGGGVPVGATIAREEVAEAFEPGDHGSTFGGNPLACAAVCAAVSTVLEENLPEAAERKGKLAMRILSEAEDVVEEVRGRGLMMGVEVGDDERAKDVAREMLDRGALVNVTSGDVIRLVPPLVIGEDELEKALAELADALRASG; this is encoded by the coding sequence CTGGACGCACGTGAGCTCATTGATAAGTACCACATGAACACGTATTCGAGGTTCCCGGTTACCCTGGTCCCCGGTGAGGGTGCTAGGGTCTGGGACGACGAGGGGAACGAGTACATCGACCTAGTTGCGGGAATAGCCGTCAACGTCCTCGGACACTGTCACCCGGCCGTGGTCGAGGCGGTTAAGGAGCAGGTAGAGCGGCTCATCCACTGCTCGAACCTCTACTACAACGAGCCGCAGGCGGAGGCTGCAAGGCTTTTGGCTGAAGCGGCTCCCAAGGACTTGAACAAGGTCTTCTTCTGTAACTCCGGAACGGAGAGTGTGGAGTGTGCGATAAAGCTGGCACGCAAGTTTACCGGCTGCACCAAGTTCATCGCGTTCGAAGGCGGTTTCCACGGCAGAACGATGGGGGCTCTATCGGCCACCTGGAAGCCCGAATTCCGTGAGCCGTTCGAGCCGCTAGTACCGGAGTTCGAGCACGTACCTTACGGCGACGTGAATGCTGTGGAGAAAGCTATCGACGACGATACCGCCGCCGTCATCGTGGAACCCGTGCAAGGTGAGGCGGGAGTGAGGATACCGCCAGAGGGATTCCTCCGAGAGCTACGGGAGCTATGCGACGAACACGGGCTGCTCCTGATCGTCGATGAGGTGCAGTCCGGCATGGGACGAACCGGCCAGTTCTTCGCGTTCGAACACGAGGACGTCCTGCCGGACATCGTCTGTCTGGCCAAGGGGCTCGGAGGCGGTGTGCCAGTAGGCGCGACGATAGCGCGGGAGGAGGTGGCCGAAGCGTTCGAGCCCGGTGATCATGGGTCCACTTTCGGTGGTAATCCGCTGGCCTGCGCAGCGGTATGTGCGGCGGTCAGCACAGTACTCGAGGAGAACCTTCCGGAGGCCGCGGAGCGGAAAGGGAAGCTAGCGATGAGAATACTGTCCGAGGCGGAGGACGTCGTGGAAGAGGTCCGAGGTCGCGGTCTGATGATGGGAGTGGAGGTCGGCGACGACGAAAGAGCGAAAGACGTGGCTCGGGAGATGCTGGACCGTGGAGCTCTCGTGAACGTAACCTCTGGTGACGTGATCAGACTAGTACCTCCGCTCGTGATCGGAGAGGACGAACTCGAGAAGGCCTTGGCCGAACTTGCCGACGCGTTACGTGCTTCCGGCTGA
- a CDS encoding 5-formyltetrahydrofolate cyclo-ligase — MTSTEKARIRRMVWEELEESGEAAPPFPVEGRIPNFKGALVAARRLTSTPEYEEAEVVKVNPDSPQRPVRERALRDGKILIMPTPRLKRGFLVVKNPKDPRRASTIRGAFQEGELTMPDELPAVDLVVAGSVAVAPDGARVGKGGGYFDLEWGILAQLDLVDEDTPIHTTVHDIQVLPPGEIPMEEHDVPVDVIHTPTGTTECVRRYEKPGGLLEDRIDEKIREIRWLREYVSAGST; from the coding sequence ATGACCTCGACGGAAAAGGCCAGGATCCGAAGGATGGTGTGGGAAGAGCTCGAGGAGTCCGGCGAGGCCGCGCCCCCGTTCCCCGTCGAGGGCAGGATCCCGAACTTCAAGGGCGCCTTAGTAGCGGCTCGACGGCTCACTTCGACGCCCGAATACGAGGAAGCCGAAGTGGTGAAGGTAAATCCGGACTCACCCCAACGACCTGTACGTGAACGAGCGCTTCGCGACGGTAAGATCCTGATAATGCCGACACCGAGGCTCAAACGTGGCTTCCTCGTCGTGAAGAACCCTAAAGATCCTCGACGTGCCTCAACGATTAGGGGAGCTTTCCAGGAAGGGGAGCTAACGATGCCGGACGAACTCCCCGCGGTCGACTTGGTAGTGGCCGGATCCGTGGCGGTAGCTCCGGACGGTGCCAGGGTTGGAAAAGGTGGCGGCTACTTCGACTTGGAGTGGGGGATTTTGGCGCAATTGGATCTCGTAGATGAAGACACTCCCATACACACTACCGTTCACGATATCCAGGTACTTCCACCGGGAGAGATACCGATGGAAGAGCACGACGTACCGGTAGACGTCATCCACACGCCGACGGGGACGACGGAGTGCGTTCGACGCTACGAGAAGCCCGGGGGTCTCTTGGAAGACCGCATCGACGAGAAAATTAGGGAGATAAGGTGGTTGCGGGAGTACGTTTCAGCCGGAAGCACGTAA
- a CDS encoding (5-formylfuran-3-yl)methyl phosphate synthase, which yields MRPRLLVSPVNRDEALEAVEGGAHIIDVKNPEEGSLGANFPWVIREIMEVVPEDREVSATVGDVPYKPGTVAQAVLGVAAVGVDYAKVGLYGTKTEEEALEVMRACSRAVREFGYDTRVVAAGYADAHRVGSLDPMSVPEVAAEAECDVAMVDTAVKDGKRLFDFLSEEEVGEFVDSAHEHGLEVALAGSLRHEDMPIVRDLGADIVGVRGAACERGDRNRGAIRSHLVRKLAEALA from the coding sequence ATGCGACCGAGGCTCCTTGTGAGTCCTGTAAACCGTGATGAGGCGCTAGAGGCCGTGGAAGGTGGAGCCCACATCATCGACGTGAAGAACCCCGAGGAAGGATCCCTAGGTGCGAACTTCCCATGGGTGATACGTGAGATCATGGAAGTAGTCCCGGAGGACCGCGAGGTCAGCGCCACCGTCGGGGACGTTCCCTACAAGCCGGGTACGGTGGCTCAGGCCGTGCTCGGTGTAGCCGCCGTGGGCGTGGACTACGCGAAGGTAGGGCTCTACGGAACCAAGACCGAAGAAGAAGCGCTGGAAGTCATGCGGGCTTGCTCCCGAGCGGTTCGTGAGTTCGGGTACGACACGCGCGTAGTTGCGGCCGGCTACGCGGACGCCCATCGAGTCGGGAGCCTAGACCCCATGTCCGTCCCGGAGGTAGCAGCCGAAGCTGAGTGCGATGTGGCGATGGTGGACACGGCGGTAAAGGACGGTAAGCGATTGTTCGACTTCTTGAGCGAGGAAGAGGTAGGAGAGTTCGTCGATTCAGCTCACGAGCACGGACTCGAAGTGGCGCTCGCCGGGTCCCTGCGGCACGAAGACATGCCCATCGTACGCGACCTCGGAGCGGACATAGTGGGGGTTCGGGGAGCAGCCTGTGAGCGCGGTGATCGTAACCGTGGGGCGATCCGCAGCCACCTAGTCCGGAAACTGGCCGAGGCGCTCGCCTGA
- the dapA gene encoding 4-hydroxy-tetrahydrodipicolinate synthase yields MGFQIEGVIPALITPFTDDLKGINEEGLRENVSRLLEAGVHGVVPAGTTGESSTLSHAEHRRVIEIVVDEVNGKVPVIAGAGSNSTREALELSTYAEDVGADAILSVVPYYNKPPQEGLFIHFSKIAEAVECPIILYNVPSRTGCALEPETAAKLAEEYSHIVGVKEASGDLDVVQRFIEETPDDFILLSGVDELTLPILAVGGVGVISVTANVAPELMVEMYEAWKSGDVERARELHYELLPLHRALFTETNPIPVKAAVELVGMASSPPRPPLKEAREDTKELLRRELKKLGLLPEGG; encoded by the coding sequence TTGGGATTTCAGATTGAGGGCGTCATCCCAGCCCTGATCACTCCCTTTACGGACGACCTGAAAGGGATCAATGAAGAGGGACTCCGCGAGAACGTCTCACGATTGCTCGAGGCCGGCGTGCACGGCGTGGTGCCCGCAGGGACCACCGGGGAATCGTCCACGCTGAGTCACGCAGAACATCGACGCGTCATCGAGATCGTCGTTGACGAGGTGAACGGGAAGGTGCCCGTAATCGCCGGAGCGGGTTCGAACTCGACGCGCGAGGCCCTCGAGCTCTCCACGTACGCTGAAGACGTAGGGGCAGACGCGATCCTTTCCGTGGTTCCCTACTACAACAAGCCACCTCAAGAGGGTCTTTTCATCCACTTCTCTAAGATCGCGGAAGCCGTCGAGTGCCCTATTATCCTCTACAACGTGCCGTCACGAACGGGCTGTGCGTTGGAACCGGAGACGGCCGCCAAGCTCGCGGAGGAATATTCTCACATCGTCGGCGTCAAAGAGGCTAGTGGCGACCTGGACGTGGTCCAACGCTTCATCGAAGAGACTCCTGACGACTTCATCCTACTCTCCGGAGTCGATGAGTTGACGCTTCCGATCCTCGCCGTCGGAGGCGTCGGCGTGATATCCGTAACGGCCAACGTAGCTCCCGAGTTGATGGTAGAAATGTACGAGGCGTGGAAGAGTGGCGACGTAGAGCGTGCCCGAGAGCTCCATTACGAGCTCTTACCACTACACCGGGCGCTGTTCACCGAGACGAACCCGATACCCGTGAAAGCCGCCGTCGAGCTCGTGGGAATGGCCTCGAGTCCCCCTAGACCACCACTTAAGGAAGCTCGCGAAGACACCAAGGAGTTGCTTCGGAGGGAACTCAAAAAGCTAGGATTATTGCCCGAGGGGGGGTGA
- a CDS encoding shikimate kinase, protein MGEGIAYAAGTVVNAISAKKGCAYALDLTVSVRAELSDSTEIHTDVEDTSLVERCVEVVGEHVGQELNFEIEVDSEIPIAMGLASSSAVSNAVVEALLKELGREPEPFEVVRLGVEASIRAGVTVTGAYDDACASYLGGLVLTLNDQHRVLDIRELPYPYAVILLPGGKVETSEVDVNRLELLAPAAETAFRRAMTGDYRGAMLINSAVYCSALGHEFEPVVEALEAGAAAAGLSGTGPAFVALCETKSDVREVSEVWSDRGEVLETRTVGPERARGAQARNRPHR, encoded by the coding sequence TTGGGGGAGGGAATAGCGTACGCCGCCGGTACCGTTGTCAACGCTATCTCTGCCAAAAAAGGTTGTGCCTACGCGTTAGATCTAACAGTTTCAGTCAGAGCGGAACTTTCCGATTCCACGGAGATTCACACGGACGTGGAGGACACGTCACTCGTTGAACGGTGCGTGGAGGTCGTCGGCGAACACGTCGGTCAGGAACTGAACTTCGAGATCGAGGTCGACTCCGAAATCCCGATTGCGATGGGGCTGGCCAGCAGCAGTGCCGTGTCCAACGCCGTGGTCGAAGCCCTGCTCAAAGAGCTAGGACGTGAGCCGGAACCCTTCGAGGTCGTCCGACTCGGCGTCGAGGCCAGCATCAGGGCTGGTGTGACGGTAACAGGGGCCTACGACGACGCCTGTGCATCGTACTTAGGTGGCTTAGTGCTGACGCTGAACGATCAGCACCGAGTGCTGGATATCCGCGAGCTTCCGTACCCCTATGCGGTGATCCTGCTCCCGGGAGGTAAGGTCGAAACCTCGGAGGTGGATGTGAACCGTCTCGAGTTGTTAGCTCCTGCCGCCGAGACTGCTTTCCGGAGGGCGATGACGGGGGATTACCGGGGAGCAATGCTGATCAACTCGGCGGTGTACTGCTCCGCCCTGGGTCACGAATTCGAACCCGTGGTCGAAGCTTTAGAAGCAGGTGCTGCGGCGGCGGGGCTTTCGGGAACCGGGCCGGCGTTCGTCGCCCTCTGCGAGACGAAGTCGGACGTTAGAGAGGTATCCGAAGTTTGGTCCGATAGAGGTGAGGTACTGGAAACGAGAACCGTGGGGCCTGAACGTGCTCGAGGAGCTCAGGCGCGAAATAGACCGCATCGATGA
- a CDS encoding 30S ribosomal protein S17e — protein MGKVRPTFVKRPAREIVEKYEEYLTTDFEHNKKVVEIVARPKTKKLRNMIAGYVTHLMRLKERQREEGTE, from the coding sequence ATGGGTAAGGTTCGACCGACGTTCGTGAAGCGTCCGGCCCGTGAGATCGTGGAGAAGTACGAGGAGTACCTCACCACCGACTTCGAGCACAACAAGAAAGTAGTTGAGATCGTCGCGAGACCCAAGACCAAAAAGCTCAGGAACATGATCGCCGGTTACGTCACGCACCTCATGCGTCTCAAGGAGCGTCAGAGGGAAGAAGGGACAGAGTGA
- a CDS encoding chorismate mutase has translation MLEELRREIDRIDECLLDAVIERLKVAREIGRVKAQEGLPLTDEEREKELRERWRKRFKTEGLDPALADIVLASILKVSKEVQRGVIGDG, from the coding sequence GTGCTCGAGGAGCTCAGGCGCGAAATAGACCGCATCGATGAGTGTTTGCTGGACGCAGTCATCGAGCGCCTGAAGGTGGCGCGGGAAATAGGGCGCGTAAAGGCTCAGGAGGGGTTACCACTGACGGACGAGGAGCGGGAGAAGGAGCTCCGGGAGAGGTGGAGGAAGAGGTTTAAAACAGAGGGGCTGGATCCGGCGCTCGCGGACATCGTGCTGGCTTCTATCCTAAAGGTTAGCAAAGAAGTCCAGCGGGGGGTGATCGGGGATGGGTAA
- a CDS encoding DNA topoisomerase: MASSSKETMVIIAEKPSLAGTIAGFLRGSWDGRKLLGFGRYRGRRFAITSLSGHVLEWWPKDDPGFRHPDYFPDPGDFELRPIDGKERFLRAVERVVKRYAGCRADRVIVATDNDAEGELIGWEVLVWLKRQGGLDDPECARRMRFSAYTREDVLRALEGALRGERIDPSLAYSALARTIADWLYGIPLTRRLSLCNDDIVSVGRVQTPTLKLVVERERERRKAQKKRRYYWILQAETPIGELRTEEKFKDGRRARELASEIESIRVVEVRRERRSVRPPTPFNLTTLQRAAGKILRISPKRTLDLAQRLYEEGMITYPRTATNRYPSTFDHEELLRKLRNAHPDALRDFQRTGRRSEPVSGKEYDGAHPPITPTGRRKYIRGKLAWRLYDLIVRRYLATLSEDALVVKWRIVAEHPGTGTRFVMEGTEVERDGWYSVYPWEKPRESTMPDVSEGDELPANVNASRRRKPLPRRYSQSRLVAKMKKLGLGTESTRAEIVKKLFDRGYVKRAGSGVAPTKRGERLVELLEDRVPELVSVELTRRIEREMEEISELPPKRARERLERVAREIRETVRRNSKKLKSAKVV; encoded by the coding sequence ATGGCCTCGTCGTCGAAGGAGACGATGGTAATCATAGCCGAAAAGCCCAGTCTCGCGGGAACGATCGCGGGGTTCCTTCGGGGGAGCTGGGACGGTAGGAAGCTGCTGGGGTTCGGTAGATACCGAGGTAGACGGTTCGCCATCACCAGCCTGTCGGGCCACGTCCTGGAGTGGTGGCCTAAAGACGATCCGGGGTTCAGGCACCCTGATTACTTCCCCGACCCGGGCGACTTCGAGTTGAGGCCTATCGACGGTAAAGAAAGGTTCCTGCGGGCCGTGGAACGTGTCGTGAAGCGCTATGCCGGCTGTCGAGCCGACAGGGTCATCGTAGCGACCGACAACGACGCGGAGGGAGAGCTGATCGGTTGGGAAGTACTTGTATGGTTGAAACGACAGGGTGGCCTCGACGATCCCGAGTGCGCTCGGCGGATGCGGTTCTCGGCGTACACCCGCGAGGACGTCCTCAGGGCGCTCGAGGGGGCACTCCGTGGTGAGAGGATCGACCCGAGCCTGGCTTACTCAGCGCTCGCACGCACGATCGCGGACTGGCTGTACGGGATACCGCTCACCCGTCGGCTGTCGCTCTGCAACGACGACATAGTCTCCGTCGGTCGAGTACAGACGCCCACACTCAAACTGGTCGTGGAGCGGGAGCGGGAACGCAGGAAGGCTCAGAAGAAGCGCAGATATTACTGGATACTCCAAGCCGAGACCCCGATCGGGGAACTTAGAACTGAAGAGAAGTTCAAAGATGGACGTCGGGCGAGGGAGCTCGCCTCCGAAATCGAATCGATAAGGGTCGTGGAAGTGCGGCGGGAGCGCCGGTCCGTAAGACCACCTACTCCGTTCAACCTGACTACCCTTCAACGGGCCGCCGGTAAGATCCTCCGGATATCGCCGAAGCGCACCCTCGATTTGGCTCAGCGCCTCTACGAGGAAGGGATGATCACGTACCCGAGAACCGCGACTAACCGGTACCCATCCACGTTCGACCACGAAGAACTTCTCCGCAAGCTGAGGAACGCTCACCCCGATGCCCTCCGGGATTTCCAGCGCACTGGTCGAAGGTCAGAGCCCGTCTCCGGTAAGGAGTACGACGGCGCCCATCCCCCGATCACCCCCACCGGTCGGCGGAAGTACATCCGCGGGAAACTGGCCTGGCGCCTGTACGATCTGATCGTCCGTCGATATCTGGCGACACTGTCCGAGGACGCCCTGGTAGTGAAGTGGCGGATCGTAGCCGAGCATCCAGGGACCGGGACGAGGTTCGTGATGGAAGGCACGGAAGTCGAGCGGGACGGGTGGTACTCGGTGTACCCGTGGGAGAAGCCCCGGGAAAGTACCATGCCCGACGTGTCCGAGGGAGACGAGCTACCGGCGAATGTAAACGCTTCCCGCCGTAGGAAACCCCTCCCTCGTCGGTACTCGCAGTCGCGGTTGGTGGCGAAAATGAAGAAGCTTGGATTGGGTACCGAGTCCACACGGGCGGAGATCGTGAAGAAACTCTTTGACAGGGGTTACGTCAAGAGGGCAGGGTCGGGCGTGGCCCCTACGAAGAGAGGGGAGCGTCTGGTAGAGCTGCTCGAGGATCGGGTTCCGGAGCTCGTGAGCGTCGAACTCACCAGGCGCATTGAGCGCGAGATGGAGGAGATCTCGGAGTTACCGCCGAAGCGAGCCAGGGAACGATTGGAACGCGTAGCCCGGGAGATCCGCGAGACCGTGCGCAGGAACTCCAAGAAGTTGAAGTCAGCCAAGGTGGTCTGA